The genomic window GCCGAAAGTAATCAGACAGTTGAAGTAGAAGGAAACCAATATTTTCCACCTTCATCAATCAAGAAAGAATATTTTACAGCTACAGATTCAAAATCTACATGTCCTTGGAAGGGCGTTGCATCATATTATTCCTTAAATGTGAATGGTGAAACGAATTCAAATGCAGCTTGGACGTATAAACGACCAAGCGAAATGGCAAGTGAAATAAAAGATCATGTTGCTTTCTGGAAAGGCGTAGAAATCAAATAGAACACAAATAATAAAAATTACAACAATAAAAAAATAGAAAATTATGTCAGCAAAACATTTAAATATCGAAGAGTTTAAAGATAAAATATTTGATTACACAAATAACGAAGAGTGGAACTTTAAAGGGGATAAGCCAGTATTAATCGACTTTTATGCAGAGTGGTGTGGCCCTTGTAAAATGATAGCGCCAACAGTAGATGAGTTGGCCGAAGAATATGATGGTAAAGTAGATATCTATAAAGTAAATACCGAGGTGGAGCAGGAATTATCTGCAATGTTTGGTATTCGAAGTATCCCATCTTTATTATTTATCCCGAAAGAAGGCACACCAAAAATGCAAAAAGGGGC from Flammeovirga yaeyamensis includes these protein-coding regions:
- a CDS encoding DUF427 domain-containing protein; its protein translation is MKAIWNGVVIAESNQTVEVEGNQYFPPSSIKKEYFTATDSKSTCPWKGVASYYSLNVNGETNSNAAWTYKRPSEMASEIKDHVAFWKGVEIK
- the trxA gene encoding thioredoxin, which produces MSAKHLNIEEFKDKIFDYTNNEEWNFKGDKPVLIDFYAEWCGPCKMIAPTVDELAEEYDGKVDIYKVNTEVEQELSAMFGIRSIPSLLFIPKEGTPKMQKGALQKNDFVKAFEAEFGV